The following coding sequences are from one Treponema bryantii window:
- a CDS encoding endo-1,4-beta-xylanase gives MFHRKDSAKFRVLDSNGKPVANTKVHINQINHEFLFGCGAFESLPYTHGQAVHNGTGAPLPTGPDGKQYTEEELIKEHDRLEDRMNKWLGLFNYGTLPFYWGGYEPEEGSPHTDQLMAAAKFLKSKDVTVKGHPLCWHTGCVPWLMEYDNETILKRQLERIHRDVGNFKGVIDMWDVINEVVIMPVYDKYDNAITRICKEYGRVGLVKKVFDAAQETNPDGIFLINDFNLSEKYEQLITDCLDAGAPIKTIGLQSHQHQGVWSLEKTEEILSRFEHFGLPIHFTENTIVAGPLVAPEITDLQDAHYNDDDSTPELEQKQAENLERMYRNLFENHPLVTAITNWDFGDGAWLNAPSGVIRKDGSLKPSYNALHHLIKEEWHTELDATTDANGFITIEGYKGKYEISSSAGKKATFELSKGGDIQLI, from the coding sequence ATGTTTCATAGAAAAGATTCAGCAAAATTCAGAGTTCTCGACAGCAACGGAAAGCCAGTCGCAAATACAAAGGTTCATATCAATCAGATAAATCATGAATTTTTGTTCGGCTGTGGTGCTTTTGAAAGCCTTCCGTACACTCATGGACAAGCTGTACACAACGGTACCGGTGCACCTCTTCCAACAGGACCAGACGGCAAACAATACACCGAAGAAGAACTCATAAAAGAACATGATCGCCTCGAAGACCGCATGAACAAATGGCTTGGTCTTTTCAACTATGGAACCCTTCCTTTTTACTGGGGCGGCTATGAACCCGAAGAAGGAAGCCCTCACACAGATCAGCTTATGGCTGCTGCCAAATTCCTTAAGAGCAAAGATGTAACCGTAAAAGGACATCCTCTCTGCTGGCATACAGGCTGTGTTCCATGGCTTATGGAATATGACAATGAAACAATCCTCAAAAGGCAGCTTGAACGTATTCACCGCGATGTAGGCAATTTCAAAGGCGTAATTGATATGTGGGATGTTATCAATGAAGTTGTGATTATGCCTGTTTATGATAAATATGATAACGCAATTACCCGAATCTGTAAGGAATATGGCCGCGTTGGACTCGTAAAAAAGGTTTTTGATGCAGCACAGGAAACAAATCCAGATGGAATCTTCCTTATTAACGATTTTAATCTTTCTGAGAAATACGAACAGCTCATTACAGACTGTCTCGATGCCGGAGCTCCAATCAAAACAATCGGACTTCAGTCGCATCAACATCAGGGAGTGTGGTCTCTCGAAAAAACAGAAGAAATTCTGAGCCGTTTTGAACATTTTGGCCTTCCAATTCACTTTACAGAAAACACAATTGTTGCGGGTCCTCTTGTTGCACCGGAAATCACCGACCTTCAGGATGCACATTATAATGATGATGATTCAACTCCAGAACTCGAACAGAAGCAGGCCGAAAATCTCGAAAGAATGTACCGCAACCTCTTTGAAAATCATCCGCTTGTCACAGCAATCACAAACTGGGACTTTGGCGACGGAGCCTGGCTCAATGCCCCAAGCGGCGTAATTCGTAAGGACGGAAGCCTTAAACCATCATATAATGCCCTTCACCACCTTATAAAAGAAGAATGGCACACTGAACTGGACGCAACAACCGACGCAAATGGCTTTATCACAATTGAAGGTTATAAGGGAAAATACGAAATTTCCAGCAGTGCCGGCAAAAAAGCGACATTTGAACTCAGTAAAGGCGGCGATATTCAGCTCATTTAG